In the Akkermansiaceae bacterium genome, one interval contains:
- a CDS encoding VTT domain-containing protein, producing MRLVFLFLGLAMVVLATWLVWGGSWDERLTLDGTAAWIGAGGSWAWAAGIGLLAADLVLPIPATVVMAALGYIYGPWLGAVLAFTGTMLAAATGYGLGRIMGEGFVRRWLGDADYERGRKFFANGGGWMVTLSRAIPILPETVSCMAGISRMPFGRFLLASACGNLPMAAVFAAIGASGKDAPGWAVATSILVPGVLWFIARRKLRAGTP from the coding sequence ATGCGTTTGGTCTTCCTGTTCCTCGGCCTGGCCATGGTGGTCCTGGCCACCTGGTTGGTCTGGGGCGGCTCATGGGATGAGCGGCTCACCCTCGATGGTACCGCCGCATGGATCGGCGCGGGAGGGAGCTGGGCATGGGCGGCGGGCATCGGCCTGCTGGCGGCGGATCTGGTGCTGCCCATACCGGCCACCGTGGTCATGGCGGCGCTGGGTTACATCTATGGCCCGTGGCTCGGTGCGGTGCTCGCTTTCACCGGCACCATGCTGGCGGCCGCCACCGGCTACGGACTGGGCAGGATCATGGGGGAGGGATTCGTCCGCCGCTGGCTGGGGGATGCGGACTATGAAAGGGGGCGGAAATTTTTCGCGAACGGCGGTGGCTGGATGGTCACGCTGTCACGCGCCATCCCCATCCTGCCGGAGACGGTGTCCTGCATGGCGGGCATCTCGCGCATGCCTTTCGGCCGGTTCCTGCTCGCCTCCGCCTGCGGAAATCTGCCCATGGCAGCCGTTTTCGCCGCCATCGGAGCCAGCGGGAAAGACGCTCCCGGTTGGGCCGTGGCGACCAGCATCCTGGTGCCGGGCGTGCTGTGGTTCATCGCGCGGAGAAAGCTGAGGGCGGGAACGCCGTGA
- a CDS encoding competence/damage-inducible protein A: MTCLHPSCPPRHDAIRWAEGEFSHKDAGLETSAPSGEAHYPALARGPVPAQAVAVRIEILNTGTELLLGNTLNTHGAWFGRELFKLGLRITRQTTVPDGEAIRDALAEAVSRADAVIVTGGLGPTSDDLTREITAEVLGADLITDEAAVRSLEAFFAMRGKAMAESNLKQALVIVGADVLPNPNGTAPGIYVPPRLNERGNCAIFLLPGPPRELYPMFHNEVVPRLRALSGIETFNDVLEMKFTGIGESDFHQGIDARLAAVPGLEYGYCAHVGEVDLRLIGNADALQAGRGIALGAFENNLISEDGSSLERTVVRLLTGKMWKLATAESCTGGLIANRITNVPGSSIVFTHGFVTYANEAKTGLLGVSPESITEYGAVSEPVARQMAEGALRVGGADVALSITGIAGPGGGSDEKPIGTAWIGLAIKGRETLALKVYHPRKRKDFKQAASQSALDFLRRTVRG; encoded by the coding sequence ATGACCTGTCTCCATCCATCATGTCCTCCGCGTCATGATGCCATCCGCTGGGCAGAGGGAGAATTTTCCCACAAAGACGCCGGTTTGGAGACCAGCGCTCCCAGCGGGGAAGCCCACTACCCGGCACTTGCCCGCGGCCCCGTCCCGGCGCAGGCTGTGGCCGTGAGAATCGAGATCCTGAATACCGGAACGGAGCTGCTGCTGGGCAACACGCTGAACACGCATGGCGCGTGGTTCGGGCGGGAACTTTTCAAGCTGGGCCTGAGGATCACCCGCCAGACGACGGTGCCCGACGGTGAGGCGATCCGGGACGCTCTGGCGGAAGCCGTGAGCCGTGCGGACGCGGTCATCGTCACCGGCGGCCTCGGGCCGACGAGCGATGACCTTACGCGTGAGATCACCGCGGAGGTGCTGGGCGCGGATCTCATCACGGACGAGGCGGCGGTGCGCTCGCTGGAGGCGTTTTTCGCCATGCGCGGAAAGGCGATGGCGGAGTCCAACCTGAAGCAGGCGCTGGTCATCGTCGGCGCGGATGTCCTTCCGAACCCGAACGGCACCGCGCCCGGCATCTACGTGCCGCCGCGCCTCAATGAGCGCGGGAACTGCGCCATCTTCCTGCTGCCGGGGCCGCCTCGCGAACTCTACCCCATGTTCCACAATGAGGTGGTGCCCCGGCTCCGCGCCCTTTCCGGCATCGAGACGTTCAACGACGTGCTGGAAATGAAGTTTACCGGCATCGGTGAGAGTGACTTCCACCAGGGCATCGACGCGCGGCTCGCCGCCGTGCCGGGGCTGGAGTATGGCTACTGCGCCCACGTGGGTGAGGTGGACCTGCGTCTGATCGGAAATGCGGACGCGCTGCAGGCGGGGCGGGGGATCGCGCTGGGTGCTTTTGAAAACAATCTCATCAGTGAGGACGGCAGCTCGCTGGAGCGCACGGTGGTGCGCCTGCTCACGGGAAAGATGTGGAAGCTGGCCACGGCGGAAAGCTGCACCGGCGGGCTGATCGCCAACCGGATCACCAACGTGCCGGGGTCCAGCATCGTCTTCACCCACGGCTTCGTCACCTATGCGAACGAGGCGAAGACCGGCCTGCTGGGCGTGTCCCCGGAGAGCATCACGGAATACGGTGCGGTGAGCGAGCCGGTGGCGCGCCAGATGGCGGAGGGCGCGCTGCGCGTGGGCGGGGCGGATGTCGCGCTGTCCATCACCGGCATCGCCGGGCCGGGCGGTGGATCGGATGAAAAGCCGATCGGGACCGCGTGGATCGGCCTCGCCATCAAGGGCCGTGAGACGCTGGCGCTGAAGGTCTATCACCCGCGCAAGCGGAAGGACTTCAAGCAGGCCGCCAGCCAGTCCGCGCTGGATTTCCTGCGGCGGACGGTCAGGGGATAA
- a CDS encoding autotransporter-associated beta strand repeat-containing protein, with product MKPLRFSALVRGVTACTAAVITLSAIPASAVPYWWDGTAADNDWGNASNWSDSSTANANPTVVPGALDIANLTASGLTGPFNINLNGNRAVDGLATANLGSLATLLGGNASSTLAVGGGGINHSSGGGLTIGSATAGQEVNLSLTANQKWTSSAAGTGQAAMIVNNTVSNGAAGGGTVTLTLGGINQNAIINGAISNASGTINLIKADGGIWTLGNAANTVGTTQVNAGLLRLLNATTLNPAATTVASGATLSLRVAGSGFTTANVDTYLNDVVNKVTFNSGSTLGLDTANGDFTYNSNITGTHNLNKLGGNTLTLGGTNTYTGTTTISEGALAIANISAYNGNAINVTANGILMALSGGSNLTTTQIDSLRTAATYSAGGVFGINTTTGDYIYGSTMTGGLRFQKSGTNTLFLTGNNTHIGGVNVSGGILSVDNIRNGGEAGALGSSNNAAANLNLAGGRLRYTGTGDNTNRLFQLAASSTIDSSGTGALVFSNTGTNATGSGTANARTLTLTGYNKDANTIAGVIVNSGTSTNITSLTKYGSGNWTLSGANTFTGAIRPNGGVLTLDYGTSDPLAAGATILINQGAIEFKGRSTGVTTDTISSLMIGDGNNGLGRVILNGNGGSGVQLTITTLTGTGGNSQRHDLIDLSGNAGNSITVGTLAPAVVGPPAVAAPLAMVNGVLMNVNGGRANIVLRDTDGSYGFAALSGATSGTIQKVAAANQTVLTANSTVNMATAAANYVLNAAGTYTQQATTPLVFNTLTVDSTAGAVTLDLGANAITAAGSGKGMLFSGSNDISITGSSTSFGGSALWFHNYVADGKALNISASFGASNFMIVGGTGTTLYSGTGLAGTFILDGGLFRVSTAQNPTATLRINSGGVFEIGADLNGGTAGDLTKAIGTTAGNIQFTGDSGLSAHGANRVVNFGGASAGITWGAANFLTFGDTTDGDYTFKLSSVLSDSNIEIQNGINLNGKTRVVEVANGSAAIDATLSGALSGDLSAGLIKTGAGTLSLTGTNTYQGATRVDAGRLIIGSGGINSSTSIQVRNSTLEFGPQATANSLVNDNALVTLQDAIMVTNGTVETFGPLVIAGNNQLQLGGSNILHIADSSTQVWSSTLAILNWGGFSMGGGDDQIYFGSDANGLTSSQLSKISFVNPTVDGQGYTGSFSASILNNGEIVPVIPEPSFVSLALLGAAGWLTRRRRNP from the coding sequence ATGAAACCCCTCCGCTTTTCTGCGTTGGTCCGCGGCGTGACGGCATGTACTGCCGCCGTCATCACTCTCAGCGCCATCCCCGCATCCGCCGTCCCCTACTGGTGGGACGGAACCGCCGCCGACAATGACTGGGGCAATGCCTCCAACTGGTCCGACAGCTCCACCGCGAATGCGAACCCCACGGTCGTGCCCGGCGCACTGGACATCGCCAACCTCACCGCTTCCGGCCTCACCGGCCCTTTCAACATCAACCTCAACGGAAACCGTGCTGTTGACGGGCTTGCGACCGCGAACCTGGGATCACTCGCCACCCTTCTCGGCGGGAACGCCAGTTCCACGCTGGCCGTCGGCGGCGGCGGCATCAACCACAGCAGCGGCGGTGGCCTGACCATCGGCTCCGCGACGGCCGGTCAGGAAGTGAACCTTTCCCTCACGGCCAACCAGAAATGGACCAGCAGCGCAGCCGGCACCGGCCAGGCAGCGATGATCGTCAACAACACCGTCAGCAACGGTGCAGCCGGCGGCGGCACGGTCACCCTCACCTTGGGAGGCATCAACCAGAACGCCATCATCAATGGCGCGATTTCCAACGCGTCGGGCACCATCAACCTCATCAAGGCGGACGGCGGCATCTGGACACTGGGCAACGCGGCGAACACCGTCGGCACGACCCAGGTGAATGCCGGCCTCCTGCGGCTCCTCAATGCGACGACGCTCAATCCCGCCGCCACCACCGTCGCCTCCGGCGCCACCCTTTCCCTGCGGGTGGCGGGCAGCGGTTTCACCACCGCGAATGTCGATACCTACCTGAATGATGTCGTCAACAAGGTCACGTTCAACTCCGGCTCCACCCTGGGCCTGGACACCGCCAACGGTGACTTCACCTACAACAGCAACATCACCGGCACCCACAACCTGAACAAGCTGGGCGGCAACACCCTCACCCTGGGAGGGACGAACACCTACACCGGCACCACCACCATTTCCGAAGGCGCGCTCGCCATCGCGAACATCTCCGCCTACAACGGCAACGCCATCAATGTCACCGCCAACGGCATCCTGATGGCCCTCTCCGGCGGGTCCAACCTGACGACCACGCAGATCGACTCCCTGCGGACGGCCGCCACGTATTCCGCAGGCGGCGTCTTCGGCATCAACACGACGACCGGGGACTACATCTACGGCAGCACCATGACAGGTGGTCTGCGGTTCCAGAAGTCCGGGACCAACACGCTGTTCCTCACCGGGAACAACACCCACATCGGCGGCGTCAACGTCTCCGGGGGCATCCTGAGCGTGGACAACATCCGCAACGGCGGGGAGGCCGGCGCGCTGGGTTCCTCCAACAACGCGGCCGCAAACCTCAACCTGGCGGGCGGCCGCCTGCGCTACACCGGCACCGGGGACAACACCAACCGTCTCTTCCAACTGGCGGCCTCCAGCACCATCGACTCCTCCGGCACGGGCGCCCTCGTCTTTTCCAACACCGGCACCAACGCCACAGGTTCCGGAACCGCGAATGCCCGCACCCTCACCCTGACCGGCTACAACAAGGACGCAAACACCATCGCCGGCGTCATCGTCAACAGCGGTACCAGCACCAACATCACCAGCCTCACCAAATACGGCTCCGGCAACTGGACCCTTTCCGGGGCGAACACCTTCACCGGTGCCATCCGCCCGAACGGCGGCGTCCTGACACTCGACTACGGCACGTCCGACCCGCTCGCGGCGGGCGCGACCATTCTCATCAACCAGGGCGCCATCGAGTTCAAGGGCAGGTCCACCGGCGTCACGACGGATACCATTTCCAGCCTCATGATCGGGGATGGCAACAACGGCCTCGGCCGGGTGATCCTCAACGGCAACGGCGGCTCCGGCGTCCAGCTCACCATCACCACCCTCACCGGCACCGGTGGGAACTCGCAGCGGCACGACCTCATCGACCTTTCCGGAAATGCGGGGAACTCCATCACCGTCGGAACCCTCGCTCCCGCTGTCGTCGGCCCTCCCGCCGTCGCCGCCCCCCTGGCAATGGTCAACGGAGTCCTGATGAACGTGAACGGCGGCAGAGCGAACATCGTCCTGCGGGACACGGACGGCAGCTATGGCTTCGCCGCGCTGTCCGGAGCCACCTCCGGCACGATCCAGAAAGTCGCCGCAGCGAACCAGACCGTCCTCACCGCGAACAGCACCGTCAACATGGCGACCGCGGCGGCCAACTATGTCCTCAACGCCGCCGGCACCTACACCCAGCAGGCCACCACCCCCCTCGTCTTCAACACGCTGACGGTGGACTCCACCGCCGGGGCGGTGACACTCGACCTGGGGGCGAACGCCATCACCGCCGCCGGCAGCGGCAAGGGGATGCTCTTCAGCGGCTCCAACGACATCTCCATCACCGGCAGTTCCACCTCCTTCGGCGGCTCCGCGCTCTGGTTCCACAACTACGTCGCGGATGGAAAGGCTCTCAACATCTCCGCCTCCTTCGGCGCCTCCAACTTCATGATCGTCGGCGGCACCGGCACCACTCTCTACAGCGGCACCGGCCTGGCGGGCACCTTCATCCTCGACGGCGGCCTGTTCCGCGTGTCCACCGCGCAGAACCCCACCGCCACCCTGCGGATCAACTCCGGCGGCGTGTTCGAGATCGGCGCGGACCTCAACGGCGGCACCGCCGGGGACCTGACCAAGGCCATCGGCACCACGGCGGGGAACATCCAGTTCACCGGAGATTCCGGCCTCAGCGCCCATGGCGCGAACCGTGTGGTGAACTTCGGCGGCGCCAGTGCGGGCATCACCTGGGGTGCGGCGAATTTCCTCACCTTCGGTGACACCACGGATGGCGACTACACCTTCAAGCTGTCCTCCGTCCTCTCCGACTCCAACATCGAGATCCAGAACGGCATCAACCTGAACGGAAAGACCCGGGTGGTGGAGGTTGCCAACGGTTCCGCCGCCATCGACGCCACCCTCAGCGGCGCGTTGAGCGGAGATCTCTCCGCCGGCCTCATCAAGACCGGCGCGGGCACCCTCTCCCTCACCGGCACCAACACCTACCAGGGCGCGACCCGCGTGGATGCCGGGCGCCTCATCATCGGCTCCGGCGGCATCAACTCCTCCACCAGCATTCAGGTAAGGAACTCCACCCTCGAGTTCGGCCCGCAGGCCACCGCGAACAGCTTGGTGAACGACAACGCGCTGGTGACGCTGCAGGACGCCATCATGGTCACCAATGGCACTGTCGAAACCTTCGGTCCCCTGGTCATCGCCGGGAACAACCAGCTGCAGCTCGGTGGCAGCAACATCCTCCACATCGCAGACTCCTCCACACAGGTCTGGAGCAGCACCTTGGCCATCCTCAACTGGGGAGGCTTCAGCATGGGTGGCGGGGATGACCAGATCTACTTCGGCAGTGATGCGAACGGGCTGACCTCTTCCCAGCTTTCCAAGATCAGCTTCGTCAACCCCACGGTCGATGGGCAGGGCTATACGGGCAGCTTCAGCGCCAGCATCCTCAACAACGGGGAGATTGTCCCCGTCATCCCGGAGCCGTCCTTCGTGTCGCTGGCCCTCCTCGGCGCCGCCGGGTGGCTCACCCGCCGCCGCAGGAACCCCTGA
- a CDS encoding autotransporter-associated beta strand repeat-containing protein: MKPRRLSLLPVRALALATLSVSFSAGLMAAPLYWDGATAGSWNDVANWSTDPGAGTPDPAAVPGAGDVAHFSITGQATSRTVNLMTDQAVQGIVTENLTGTVTLRGGAGVPVTLTLGAGGIDHLRGGLTIGNAADADKVNVVLAASQTWNSSTAGSGSSAIALHNDVSAAAGSRTLTLDGSNTGSYIAGAISNGGGTVSIIKEGSGIWELRGANTYTGATQVNAGILRATTAASVSPGTTITVADGATFSIRIGGTGLTAEETDTLRGLISYESSAAFLGLDSASTFTYASDISGNHGLMKTGNQTLTLSGNNSYTGDTVIAGGLLAYTSPQAIADINKIHAKAGAGIFALASGFTPTELEDLRAAVHYEDNTAFFGISTQTASINYDVAMAGEHSFVKAGVNTLTFGGSGSNTYTGTTRVAGGTLLLSKTGGATAIAGNVNVTSGTLSLGEADQIADTSVITASGSSTIRFQAKNETVAGLSLTGSADANTGNSTSSVTSVVNLGTVTLADTSRITVNSGGKITANSISLTGTVETNNAAGNILIGGSHAGAVSGLEIGAGGLTMQNRTIQVNGTTNSSHQGTRIALNGTFTGSGENLIKLNGSNSRLAELAMGTGERTFNITGGNTQIDLNVAGETLVKTGSGSLALTGNNTYTGLTKVNTGIVRVLSNNALGGAAQGTEVAAGGQVRLENNVTVTSESLRISGTSNSGVSAGLLNFSGNNVWAGNIDLDLKVGAAAIQNTRINMTGGTLDIRGEVSINDTSGATSNGGFGLVLTGNEGTGTISGVIKGTGVNQNLIKNGASTWVLSGTNTYTALTRVDDGVLSVDSITHNLGTPDANSNLINLGEGAASGTLRYTGAADETTSRGLRLRSTTTGNGTIEQAGSGALVITGQVNGASTTSDKTLTLTGSTAGTGELTGAFADTDGTGKTNLVKSGTGTWTLSGAAKAYEGTTTVTGGVLNASTSLSHSTSVSVTDGTFHIAADNVIKDDATVTLGSGAILQVTGFTDAAGVLAVTGNSQLKLSGGNNALTFGNSASADWTGGLLAITGWSGLAAGDDEISFDAAGLTGSQLSAITFVNPQGFDEGIYSAKFLGNQLVPDALIPEPSTTLTFLSGAACLLIRRRRK, encoded by the coding sequence ATGAAACCCCGCCGCCTTTCCCTTCTCCCTGTCCGCGCACTGGCGCTGGCCACGCTTTCCGTTTCCTTTTCCGCAGGCCTGATGGCGGCACCACTCTACTGGGACGGAGCGACCGCAGGTTCCTGGAATGATGTGGCGAACTGGTCCACGGACCCGGGCGCGGGCACCCCGGACCCGGCGGCGGTCCCCGGTGCGGGTGACGTTGCCCATTTCTCCATCACCGGCCAGGCCACCAGCCGCACGGTCAACCTGATGACGGACCAAGCCGTGCAGGGCATCGTCACGGAAAACCTGACGGGCACGGTGACCCTGCGCGGAGGGGCGGGTGTACCTGTCACCCTCACACTCGGTGCCGGAGGCATCGACCACCTCCGGGGAGGCCTCACCATCGGCAACGCGGCGGACGCGGACAAGGTGAACGTCGTGCTGGCGGCCTCGCAAACCTGGAACAGCTCCACCGCGGGTTCCGGCTCCTCTGCCATCGCGCTTCACAATGATGTTTCCGCCGCGGCGGGAAGCCGGACCCTCACCCTCGACGGCAGCAACACCGGCTCATACATCGCTGGTGCCATTTCCAATGGTGGCGGGACCGTTTCCATCATCAAGGAAGGCTCCGGCATCTGGGAACTGCGGGGGGCCAACACTTATACCGGAGCCACGCAGGTCAACGCGGGCATCCTCCGCGCCACGACCGCGGCCTCCGTCTCTCCCGGCACCACCATCACCGTGGCGGACGGCGCGACTTTTTCCATCAGGATCGGCGGCACCGGCCTGACCGCGGAAGAGACGGATACCCTGCGGGGGCTCATCAGCTATGAATCCTCCGCCGCCTTCCTCGGCCTGGACTCCGCCTCGACGTTCACCTACGCGAGCGATATTTCCGGAAACCACGGACTGATGAAGACGGGCAACCAGACCCTCACCCTCAGCGGAAACAACAGCTACACCGGCGACACCGTCATCGCCGGCGGCCTGCTCGCCTACACAAGCCCCCAGGCCATCGCCGACATCAACAAAATCCACGCGAAGGCCGGAGCCGGCATCTTTGCCCTTGCCAGTGGATTCACCCCCACGGAACTGGAAGACCTGCGCGCCGCCGTCCATTATGAGGACAACACCGCCTTCTTCGGCATCAGCACCCAGACAGCCTCCATCAACTACGACGTGGCCATGGCCGGCGAGCATAGCTTCGTCAAAGCGGGCGTCAACACCCTCACCTTCGGTGGCAGCGGCAGCAACACCTACACCGGCACCACCAGAGTCGCCGGCGGCACGCTCCTGCTCAGCAAGACCGGCGGGGCCACCGCCATCGCCGGAAACGTCAACGTGACCAGCGGCACCCTCAGCCTCGGTGAGGCCGACCAGATCGCCGACACGTCCGTGATCACGGCCTCCGGCAGCAGCACGATCCGGTTCCAGGCGAAGAACGAAACCGTCGCCGGACTCTCCCTCACCGGAAGCGCCGACGCCAACACCGGCAACTCGACCAGCAGCGTCACCAGCGTCGTGAACCTGGGGACCGTCACCCTCGCGGACACCTCGCGCATCACCGTCAACAGCGGCGGCAAAATCACCGCCAATTCCATCTCCCTCACGGGAACCGTCGAGACCAACAACGCCGCCGGCAACATCCTGATCGGGGGTTCCCACGCCGGCGCGGTCTCGGGGTTGGAAATCGGCGCGGGGGGCCTCACGATGCAAAACCGGACGATCCAGGTCAACGGCACCACCAACAGCAGCCACCAGGGCACGAGGATCGCCCTGAATGGCACCTTCACCGGCAGCGGGGAAAACCTCATCAAATTGAACGGCTCGAACAGCCGCCTCGCCGAGCTGGCCATGGGAACGGGCGAGCGCACCTTCAACATCACCGGAGGCAACACCCAGATCGACCTCAATGTGGCTGGCGAGACCCTGGTGAAAACCGGCTCCGGATCGCTCGCGCTGACCGGAAACAACACCTATACCGGCCTGACGAAGGTCAACACCGGCATCGTCCGCGTGCTTTCCAACAACGCGCTGGGCGGCGCCGCGCAGGGAACGGAAGTGGCCGCAGGGGGCCAGGTCCGGCTGGAGAACAACGTCACCGTCACCAGTGAGTCACTCAGGATCTCCGGCACCTCCAACTCCGGCGTCTCCGCCGGCCTGCTGAACTTCAGCGGCAACAACGTGTGGGCCGGAAACATCGACCTGGATCTGAAAGTCGGCGCGGCCGCGATCCAGAATACCCGCATCAACATGACCGGCGGGACACTGGACATCCGGGGGGAAGTCTCCATCAACGACACCAGCGGCGCGACCTCCAACGGTGGCTTCGGCCTCGTCCTCACCGGGAATGAAGGCACCGGAACCATCTCCGGAGTGATCAAAGGCACCGGCGTCAACCAGAACCTCATCAAGAACGGTGCCAGCACCTGGGTGCTTTCCGGCACGAACACCTACACCGCCCTCACCCGCGTGGACGACGGCGTGCTCAGCGTGGATTCCATCACCCACAACCTCGGCACGCCGGACGCCAACAGCAACCTCATCAACCTGGGTGAAGGGGCCGCCTCCGGCACCCTCCGCTACACCGGCGCCGCGGATGAAACCACGAGCCGCGGGCTGCGACTCCGCTCCACCACCACCGGCAACGGCACCATTGAACAGGCCGGCTCCGGGGCGCTTGTCATCACCGGCCAGGTCAACGGCGCCTCCACCACCAGCGACAAGACCCTCACCCTCACCGGCTCCACCGCCGGCACGGGCGAACTGACCGGAGCCTTCGCCGATACGGACGGCACCGGCAAAACCAATCTCGTGAAATCCGGCACCGGCACCTGGACCCTCTCCGGAGCCGCCAAAGCCTATGAAGGCACCACCACCGTCACCGGCGGAGTGTTGAACGCCTCCACCTCCCTCAGCCATTCCACCTCCGTTTCCGTGACGGACGGCACCTTCCACATCGCGGCCGACAACGTCATCAAGGATGATGCCACCGTCACCCTCGGCAGCGGTGCCATCCTCCAGGTCACCGGCTTCACCGATGCCGCCGGGGTTCTGGCCGTGACCGGAAACTCCCAGTTGAAACTGTCGGGAGGCAACAACGCGCTGACCTTCGGCAACTCCGCCTCCGCGGACTGGACCGGAGGCCTCCTCGCCATCACCGGCTGGTCCGGCCTGGCAGCCGGGGACGATGAGATTTCCTTCGACGCGGCGGGCCTCACCGGCTCCCAGCTTTCCGCCATCACCTTCGTCAACCCGCAGGGTTTCGACGAAGGCATCTACAGCGCGAAGTTCCTGGGCAACCAGCTCGTCCCCGACGCCCTGATCCCCGAGCCTTCCACCACGCTGACCTTCCTTTCCGGAGCCGCCTGCCTGCTCATCCGCCGCCGGAGGAAGTAA
- a CDS encoding assimilatory sulfite reductase (NADPH) flavoprotein subunit, which translates to MLPEHAPFTPDQRKALVSIIVSLDPTQKSWLSGYLAATGASVSSAAATPAPAPSAKLTVLYGTESGNSETLADRTVKEAKKRGFQAVMKNMSDIKPADLSKIENLLVIVSTWGDGEPPETASAFHKEFMAGDLKLGSVRYSVCALGDTSYEKFCQTGKDFDTRLEALGASRVNPRTDCDVDYEEGYAAWLDAALKALAPTFTPHPVAFSAPAPVAAVEYGKKNPFPSEIIDNVLLNGEGTSKETVHVEFSLSGSGLTYEPGDALAVVPFNAPDVVADVLQAAKLKGTEEIEVKNVGKKLLADALREDFDITALSRAVLTKLAEAADSASLKELLAEDAKDKLKEYTWGREIVDAIEDFAPKGLSAGALAGIFRKLPPRLYSIASSPLAHPDEVHLTVAAVRYETNGRKRKGVASTYLADAAKPGSNVSIFVQPNKNFRLPADGHTPVIMVGPGTGVAPFRSFIEHRGALGSTGKNWLFFGDQHYLYDFLYQLEWQDHLKSGALSKLDVAFSRDQPEKVYVQDRIIANAKEVYAWLEEGAHFYVCGDASRMAHDVHEALISVVEFEGGVSREAAEAYVENLKKTKRYQRDVY; encoded by the coding sequence ATGCTGCCTGAGCACGCACCGTTTACCCCAGACCAACGCAAGGCGTTGGTCTCCATCATTGTCAGTCTCGATCCCACGCAGAAGAGCTGGCTGAGCGGTTATCTTGCCGCCACCGGTGCTTCCGTGTCCTCCGCGGCTGCCACACCCGCACCCGCGCCCTCCGCGAAGCTGACCGTGCTCTATGGCACGGAGTCCGGCAACTCCGAGACGCTGGCCGACCGCACGGTGAAGGAAGCGAAGAAGCGCGGCTTCCAGGCGGTGATGAAGAATATGTCCGACATCAAGCCCGCGGACCTTTCCAAGATCGAGAACCTGCTGGTCATCGTCTCCACCTGGGGCGACGGCGAGCCGCCGGAAACGGCCTCCGCTTTCCACAAGGAGTTCATGGCCGGTGACCTGAAACTCGGCTCCGTGCGCTACTCCGTGTGCGCGCTGGGGGACACGTCCTATGAGAAGTTCTGCCAGACGGGCAAGGACTTCGACACCCGCCTGGAGGCGCTCGGCGCGTCCCGCGTGAACCCGCGCACCGACTGCGACGTGGACTATGAGGAAGGCTACGCCGCGTGGCTGGACGCCGCGCTCAAGGCGCTGGCCCCGACGTTCACCCCGCACCCGGTCGCGTTCAGCGCACCGGCACCCGTGGCCGCCGTGGAGTATGGGAAGAAGAATCCTTTCCCGTCCGAGATCATCGACAACGTGCTGCTCAACGGCGAGGGCACCTCGAAGGAAACCGTCCACGTGGAGTTCTCCCTGTCCGGCTCCGGCCTGACCTATGAGCCGGGCGACGCACTGGCCGTCGTGCCTTTCAACGCTCCGGATGTCGTCGCGGATGTCCTGCAGGCCGCGAAGCTGAAGGGCACCGAGGAGATCGAGGTGAAAAACGTCGGCAAGAAGCTGCTGGCGGACGCCCTGCGCGAGGACTTCGACATCACCGCGCTGTCCCGTGCCGTGCTGACGAAGCTGGCCGAGGCCGCCGATTCCGCATCTCTCAAGGAACTGCTCGCGGAGGACGCGAAGGACAAGCTGAAGGAATACACCTGGGGCCGCGAGATCGTCGATGCGATCGAGGATTTCGCGCCGAAGGGTCTTTCCGCCGGGGCCCTGGCGGGCATCTTCCGCAAGCTGCCGCCGCGCCTTTATTCCATCGCCTCCAGCCCGCTGGCCCATCCGGACGAGGTGCACCTCACCGTCGCCGCCGTCCGTTACGAAACCAACGGCCGGAAGCGCAAGGGCGTGGCCTCCACCTACCTCGCGGATGCCGCTAAGCCAGGGTCGAACGTCTCCATCTTCGTCCAGCCGAACAAGAACTTCCGCCTGCCCGCCGACGGCCACACCCCGGTCATCATGGTCGGCCCCGGTACCGGTGTCGCCCCGTTCCGCTCGTTCATCGAGCACCGCGGCGCGCTAGGCAGCACCGGCAAGAACTGGCTGTTCTTCGGCGACCAGCACTACCTCTACGACTTCCTCTACCAGCTCGAGTGGCAGGACCACCTCAAGAGCGGTGCGCTCAGCAAGCTGGACGTCGCGTTCTCCCGTGACCAGCCGGAGAAGGTGTATGTGCAGGACCGCATCATCGCGAATGCGAAGGAAGTCTACGCGTGGCTGGAGGAAGGCGCGCACTTCTACGTCTGTGGCGATGCCAGCCGCATGGCGCACGATGTCCACGAGGCGCTGATCTCCGTGGTCGAGTTCGAGGGCGGCGTCTCCCGCGAGGCAGCCGAGGCCTATGTCGAGAACCTCAAGAAAACGAAACGCTACCAGCGCGACGTGTATTGA